In Vigna unguiculata cultivar IT97K-499-35 chromosome 3, ASM411807v1, whole genome shotgun sequence, a single genomic region encodes these proteins:
- the LOC114178365 gene encoding putative clathrin assembly protein At2g01600, with product MGTLQSWRRAYGAIKDSTKVGLAHVNSDYADLDVAIVKATNHVECPPKERHLRKILLATSAVRPRADVAYCIHALSRRLAKTRNWTVALKTLIVIHRLLREGDPTFREELLNFSQRGRILQLSNFKDDSSPIAWDCSAWVRTYALFLEERLECFRILKYDIEAERLPKPAQGQEKGHSKTRDLDSEELLEQLPALQQLLHRLVGCRPEGAAVSNYVIQYALALVLKESFKIYCAINDGIINLVDKFFEMPRHEAIKALEAYKRAGQQAASLSDFYDVCKGLELARNFQFPALREPPQSFLTTMEEYIKEAPRVVTVPSEPLLQLTYRPEVLAIEDTKPSVEEQEPPPVPVDNNVVSDSEPAPPPPPPSHNNFETGDLLGLNDTAPDASLIEERNALALAIVPTETGTPSAFNSTAAQTKDFDPTGWELALVSTPSTDISAANERQLAGGLDSLTLNSLYDEAAYRSSQQPIYGAPAPNPFEVQDPFALSSSVPPPPAVQMAAMQQHQANPFGPYQPFQPQTQPQQQQQHMLMNPANPFGDAGFGAFPPNAVSHPQNNPFGSTGLL from the exons ATGGGTACGCTTCAGTCTTGGAGGAGAGCCTACGGTGCGATCAAGGACAGCACCAAAGTGGGTCTTGCCCATGTCAATAGCGATTACGCG GATTTGGATGTTGCCATAGTCAAAGCTACGAACCACGTCGAGTGTCCCCCCAAAGAGAGGCACCTGAGAA AGATTCTGTTGGCCACGTCTGCTGTTCGACCTAGGGCTGATGTGGCTTACTGTATTCACGCCCTTTCCCGGCGGTTGGCAAAGACGCGCAATTGGACG GTGGCATTGAAAACACTAATAGTCATCCATAGGTTATTAAGGGAGGGTGATCCTACTTTTAGAGAAGAACTTCTGAATTTTTCACAGAGAGGACGGATTCTCCAGCTTTCAAATTTCAAGGATGACTCTAGCCCAATTG CTTGGGATTGCTCTGCCTGGGTACGTACTTATGCACTATTTTTAGAAGAAAGACTTGAATGTTTTCGGATTCTGAAGTATGATATTGAAGCTGAGCGTCTACCCAAACCTGCCCAAGGGCAGGAGAAG GGGCACAGCAAGACCAGGGATTTGGATAGTGAGGAGCTATTGGAGCAGTTGCCTGCTTTGCAGCAGCTGCTGCATCGCCTTGTTGGTTGCCGG CCAGAAGGAGCAGCTGTTAGCAATTATGTGATACAATATGCTTTGGCTCTG GTACTGAAAGAGAGCTTTAAGATTTATTGTGCTATTAATGATGGCATTATCAATCTTGTTGATAAG TTTTTTGAGATGCCCAGACACGAAGCTATCAAAGCCCTTGAAGCTTACAAACGTGCAGGTCAACAG GCAGCAAGTCTATCTGATTTCTATGATGTTTGCAAAGGGTTGGAACTTGCTAGGAATTTTCAGTTTCCTGCCTTAAGAGAA CCTCCACAATCTTTTCTTACAACCATGGAAGAGTACATTAAGGAGGCACCACGAGTGGTTACAGTTCCAAGTGAACCATTG CTACAATTGACTTACAGACCAGAAGTTCTTGCAATTGAAGATACCAAACCATCTGTTGAAGAACAGGAGCCCCCACCAGTTCCGGTTGACAATAATGTTGTCTCTGATTCTGAACCTGcacctcctcctccaccaccttCTCATAACAATTTTGAAACTGGAGACCTGCTG GGACTGAATGACACTGCACCTGATGCATCCCTCATAGAGGAAAGAAATGCTCTTGCCCTAGCCATAGTCCCCACTGAAACTG GCACCCCATCAGCTTTTAACTCAACTGCTGCTCAAACAAAAGATTTTGATCCTACTGGATGGGAGCTTGCCCTGGTCAGCACTCCAAGTACCGATATTTCTGCAGCCAATGAGAGACAATTG GCTGGTGGATTGGACTCTCTCACTCTTAATAGCTTATACGATGAAGCGGCATACAGATCTTCTCAACAACCAATATACGGAGCACCAGCCCCAAATCCATTTGAAGTTCAGGATCCATTTGCTTTATCAAGCAGCGTCCCTCCCCCGCCTGCTGTTCAAATGGCAGCAATGCAACAACATCAAGCAAATCCTTTTGGACCTTACCAACCATTTCAACCTCAGACACAGCCacaacagcagcagcagcatATGTTGATGAACCCAGCAAACCCATTTGGGGATGCAGGATTTGGAGCATTCCCCCCCAATGCTGTTTCTCACCCACAGAACAATCCATTTGGAAGCACAGGCTTGTTATAA